The sequence taaccaaCTTTGGATTACTTCCACATTTGCTTTGCACCTTCTCTATAAACTATACTAATCTCTGTCTGCATTCTCCCCTCGTATTAAAACACACCACCAAATCCACAACTTCTCTTCCTTCATTTCTTGTTCtcatcaatcaatcaatctctttctctctctctctctctctcacacacacacacacacacacacaaagacTATTGGTATCAtcgcatcatcatcatcccaGTTGAATCAGTGTACTTGCTTGCTTGGCCATGACCAGAAGATTCAACAACCACCACAAGTTTGTCAGCGAGCTGGGAGACTCTGAGAATTCGCCTGAAAACAGCGCTGGAGAGTCGCCGCGCTCCGCCGTGTCTGTTGATGCCAAGATCGCCTCTACTTCCTCTTCCAAAAGAAGGTATACTAATAAATTCTTTCTCATATGCGCATATGAATTCACGgttctgtctctctctctacctgtatatatgtatgtatctGTCCGAGCGTGGTTTATTTTTAGGGGAAAACTTTTTTAGGGTTTAATTGATTGAGGGTTTCATGTGCATGCATATGGGGTTAGTTAttaggaaaataattaaatgggttttggtttaattatacagtagtagtagtagtaggcGAGCAATACAGAAGAGAGTGGTGTCAGTGCCAATCAAAGACGTACAAGGATTCAGGCTGAAAGGTGAATATCATATCACTGCTCCACCTTCTGATTCCTGGGCCTGGAGAAAATACGGTCAAAAGCCCATCAAAGGTTCCCCCTATCCAAGGTAATCATACAAACAATTtccattctttaattttccacctaattaattaattacataccTCTTCATTTCTGggagagggaaaaaaaaacagggAAGTCATCTTGGGTACTTGAAgatagtaattaaattaaatttattgtgaaACTGCAGAGGATATTACAGATGCAGTAGCTCAAAGGGATGTCCAGCAAGAAAACAAGTGGAGAGGAGTAAACTGGACCCTAACATGTTAGTGGTCACATATTCTTGTGAACACAACCACCCTTGGCCAGCATCCAGGAACAACCACCACCATACAGCCTCCGCTTCAGCGGCCGCAGCAGCCTCCACCACAACCGTCACGACTtcagaagaggaagaggaagaggaagaagaggaggaggaggaagagaaaAAACCTATCATCACGAGTAATACAACAAATCAGTCTCATCATCAGGAACTCGTTCcagattataataaattcaataatctTTGTGAAGTGCCCTTAATTCATGCTAGTGAATTTGGATGGTTCACTGATTTTGAGTGCGCGGCTAATTGCACCATGCTGGAGAGTCCGATCTTAACAGAGGACAGAATCACTACAGATAATGAAATGGCCATGATTTTCACAATGCGGGAAGAAGATGAGTCGCTTTTCGCCGATCTTGGTGAGCTGCCGGAGTGTTCAACCGTATTCCGCCGGGGGATGGCGCAAAGAGAGGCGGAGCAACGACGGCCAGGCTTGGCGACCACCAGTTGAGTCGATACCATGTGCCTGCCCCACCATTTGTCTTCTCATATGAACAGATTATTTTGGTTTCATGATGAGCATCGTAAGGTAGAAGATAAcctagtttttttcttttaagaaaaggTCTGcacattttttatgtaatttgaattATCATCAGTGTAGCAGTTagggaataaattaaaaatgtttgaTTGGGGGGTTGATGTCATAATCTTCTTGTAATTAGCACCACGCTCCTCTctcacacacagacacacacacactctctctctctctctctaactGCTATCTTAATTCATTGTCTTGTGTGACGtttatttcagaaatttttaaCCAACTACTTATTATTGAAATGTACAACTtctctattaaaatatatatatatatatatataaataaaaaatgtacaaCTTCTGGCCTTGAAaattattagggataattaaattgttgtttcatgacattttaatttaattacacatagcTATTTTAAGATTagagaaattacatataatattcttaacatttattttttctaataaatagacCCAATttataagtcaaataaattcatcaaatttgctaatttagcaaaaaatttgaattaaaattcatattaatctcaaattaatttattactaacttactacaagtcaaataatttttcaagcctaaagtcagtaataaataatctaccttataagggtagtttggtcataaaaaatttattttatctggaataagtcaatttgggagtaaatatggattttgATTCGATATTtctatcaatattaataaatttggtgaCGTGTGGCTAGCAGAgggatatatttattaaactataaataaacattaagGATAAtagatgcaattttttatatcacaagGGCTCTAcataagtgtaattataccaaatatcaGGGAAAaacagtgtaattattctaaattattaactGAAAAATATGATCACATCACTTTTAAGGAATTGCACTCTGCTTGAATGCAGGcataaacaaatttgaaattatgattttgaattccaccgtatatatggatatttattttatcactttaagTGAGTTTGTTATATATCTTAtggttatttattatattaatatattgattgaatcggTACATTACTcactttattaaaatattaatataaaaatgcaattaccttttctatataaaaaaaaatcctataaAAGTACAAGTGTTGGcattaatgtcaataattaGCAAATTAGCTTAAACGTAAACCTGTTATTATGATTCTTacagtataaaaataatgttaatatCTGCTCAAGGATGATGAGggagtatattatattatttactaatatcgATGGGgtagataaatatttaaatagaaatagcAGGTAAGGGATGGGTTAATTATGAGTTAGGAGGGACCACAAATACATTTGGGTTAATTAATTTCCAAATTGATGATATCTTTATTCTAATGAGGATTGTAATTAATGGAAGAGCATAGCCCCGATGCTGGATTAAGGGCTTTTTCATGAGACGACCAGTCCCCACATGTTACACGTGCAACTCATCGCACTAGATGCGATTCTTTGATACCgtcattttattgattaacAACTCTGGTTAATCTTCCTCTTATCTTATCCCTATGAAGCATCGggcacataaataaatatatggcAAGGAGCAAGTGAAAGGACAGAAGCCTTCCAATCattgttcattttcttgttcattTGCATCTGCGGTTTCTCAATATTGCTGTAACTTGTAAGAATATTACCATCAGCTCAAAATGCTGTTTGAAAAGAGATTCTTCAGACAGACAGATGTACTTGGTGAATGGTGGCAGGAAATACATAGGAAAAGAATGTGTAATTCTTAGAAATTGGAAGCAAATTGAACTGAAGCAGCGGCAGAAATATGGTGTTTGGTTCAGAACATTGTTCCCTAGACATCTAATGAATTGACATTCCATCTAACGTGAAAGCGGTAGAGTAAAGCAtgttaataatagttattctTCTCTTTGCGGCTAATATCTGCAGCAGTGGCATCGATTGGATAAAATTTTACACCACAAACCCGAACAGGTGCAGCGAAACAAACACAATGCGTTGTGTCAATTTCCGCGAACCGTCTTTTTAAACCTACGAGGAGCAGCAGCCGGCTTTCTTCACAGCAGATACATCTTTACTAACGTCGATTTTCTCACCCTTGGAAGGGACGTTTGCTGCAGCCCCATCATCACCCGTCTCCATGGTCTTCTTGCTCACGATCCGATATATCTGAGTA is a genomic window of Sesamum indicum cultivar Zhongzhi No. 13 unplaced genomic scaffold, S_indicum_v1.0 scaffold00164, whole genome shotgun sequence containing:
- the LOC105179486 gene encoding probable WRKY transcription factor 65, producing MTRRFNNHHKFVSELGDSENSPENSAGESPRSAVSVDAKIASTSSSKRSSSSSRRAIQKRVVSVPIKDVQGFRLKGEYHITAPPSDSWAWRKYGQKPIKGSPYPRGYYRCSSSKGCPARKQVERSKLDPNMLVVTYSCEHNHPWPASRNNHHHTASASAAAAASTTTVTTSEEEEEEEEEEEEEEKKPIITSNTTNQSHHQELVPDYNKFNNLCEVPLIHASEFGWFTDFECAANCTMLESPILTEDRITTDNEMAMIFTMREEDESLFADLGELPECSTVFRRGMAQREAEQRRPGLATTS